CCGGCGCCTGGCCCTACTACAAGCGCAACGCCCCCGACCTCGACCTGTACTCGATGAACTCCTACAACAAGGTCTGCGACGTACGCACCGACTGGCAGGCCGGCGGCTACACCAAGCCGTACATCATCACCGAGACGGGTCCCGCCGGTGAGTGGGAGGTGCCGAACGACGTGAACGGCGTCCCCGACGAGCCGACCGACGTCCAGAAGGCCGCCGGTTACACCAAGGCGTGGAACTGCATCACCGGGCACGCGGGCGTCGCGCTGGGCGGGACGCTCTTCCACTACGGCACCGAGCACGACTTCGGCGGCGTGTGGTTCAACCTGATCTCCGGAGACCTGCGCCGGCTGTCTTACTACGCCGTGAAGAAGGCCTATGCAGGTTCGACGGCCGGGGACAACACCCCTCCGGTGATCTCCAACATGACGGTCACGCCCGCGACTTCGGCCCCGGCCGGAAAGGAGTTCACCGTCCAGGCGAACATCAGCGACCCGGACAACGACACGATCACCAACAAGATCTTCCTCAGCGGCAACTACGCCAACGGCGAGAAGGCCTTGGTACCGGCAACCTGGCGCTCCACCGGCAACGGCACCTTCGCCGTCACCGCGCCGGAGAAGCTGGGAGTCTGGAAGGTCTACATCCAGTCGGAGGACGGGCACGGCAACGCGGGCATCGAGACCAAGTCCGTGAAGGTCGTGGCACCGCCCGTCTCCGGCACCGATCTGGCGCTCGGCCGGCCGACCACCGCGTCCTCGTACCAGACGGACCCGACGGGCGGCTGCCCGTGCACCCCGGCGATGGCCACGGACGGCAACGGTTCCTCGCGCTGGGCCAGCGACTGGAGCGACCCGCAGTGGATCCAGGTGGACCTCGGTTCGTCAAAGACGATCCGCCAGCTCCAGCTGGTCTGGGATCCGGCCTACGGCAAGTCGTACGAGGTGCAGGTCTCGGACGACGGCACCAACTGGCGGTCCGCGTACTCCACCACGACCGGCAACGGTGACGTCGACTCGATCGCCGTCAACGCGTCGGGGCGGTACGTGCGGCTGAACCTGACCGCACGCGGCACGGGTTGGGGATACTCGCTCTACCAGTTCGGCGTCTACAGCTGACGCACCGGTCTCCGGTGCGCAGGCGGAGCCGTCGCCCGGCGGCGACGGCTCCGCGTTCTTCTCCCGCGCAGGTCAGGCCTGGACCGTGGCCTGTTCCGGGGCGGGGCTGGTGCCGTCCTTCTCGCTGTCGGCCGCCGCGTTCCGTACGGCCGGGATGAGCGCCGCGATCGCCGCGGCGACCAGGGCGACGCCGCAGCCGAGCATCAGCCCCGTACGGAAGCCGTTCTCGGAGGTGAAGCTGTGGCCGCCGACGGTGACGGTCATGTGCGAGAGGACCACACCGATGACAGCGGCACCGACCGAGGTGCCGAGCGCGCGCATCAGCGTGTTGAACCCGTTGGCGGCGGCGGTCTCGGTGAGCGGGACCGAGCTCATGATGAGTGCGGGCATCGCACCGTACGCAAGGCCCACGCCACTGCTGGTCACCATGGACACCAGCATCAGCCCCCAGGCGGAGCCCATCAGCGCCAGCGAGAGACCGTAGCCGCCCGCGACGACCAGGACGCCGGAGACCAGGGTGAACTTCGGGCCGCGGGCGTCGGTGAGTTTTCCGCCGAGCGGGGAGACGATCATCATCATGAGGCCGCCGGGCGCCATCCAGAGGCCGGACGCGAGCATCGACTGACCCAGGCCGTAGCCGGTGGCCGAAGGGAACTGCAGCAGCTGAGGCGTGATCAGCATGCTGGCGTACATGCCGAAGCCGACGAAGACCGAGGCGAGATTGGTCATCAGAACGCGCGGGCGGGCGGTGGTGCGCAGGTCGACCAGCGGGTCCCTGGTCCGCAGCTCCCACAGGCCCCAGGCGACCAGCACCACGACGGCGGCGGCGAACAGACCGAGCGTGGTGGCCGAACCCCAGCCCCAGTCGGCGCCCTTGGAGACGGCGAGCAGCAGACAGACCAGACCGGCACCGAGGCCGAGTGCGCCGAGCACGTCGAAGCGCTGGCCCTTGGCGCCGGCCGGCACGTCGGGGATCAGGAACCAGATCAGCAGGGCGACCACCGTGGCCAGACCGGCGGAGCCCCAGAAGAGGACGCGCCAGCTCGCGTACTGGGCGACCGCGGCGGCGATCGGCAGGCCGAGGGCACCGCCGATTCCCATCGAGGCGCTGACCAGTGCGATGGAGGAGCTGAGCTTCTCCGCGGGGACCACGTCACGCAGGAGCGCGATGCCCAGCGGCAGCATGCCCATGCCCATCCCCTGCAGACCGCGCCCGACGATCATCGGGACGACGGACGAGGAGAGCGCGCACACCACGGAGCCGGCCACCAGCGGCACGGCGCACACCAGAAGCATCCGGCGCTTGCCGAGCATGTCGCCCAGTCGCCCCGAGACCGGCACGCAGACGGCCGACACCAGCAGGGTCGCGGTGATCACCCACGCGGCGTTCGACGGCGTCGTGTTCAGGATCTGCGGCAGCTCCGCGATGAGCGGGGTGACCAGGGTCTGCATGATGGCCGC
The sequence above is drawn from the Streptomyces sp. NBC_01465 genome and encodes:
- a CDS encoding galactose-binding domain-containing protein; translated protein: MLTFMSAPRAAAADSLLSQGKPATASSTEGAGYAASLAVDGDLTGTRWASAWSDPQWLQVDLGQSYNLSRAVLTWEGAYGKGYQIQASDNGTDWRTVSTVTNGDGGTDDLALSGSGRYVRMYGTVRPGGYGYSLWEFQVYGSGGGTTPPPTGAVAVTGTQGNWQLKVGGQPYTVKGLTWGPSVADAPKYMPDVKSMGANTIRTWGTDGTTKPLLDSAAANGIKVINGFWLQPGGGPGSGGCVNYVTDTTYKNNSLTEFAKWVDAYKSHPATLMWNVGNESVLGLQNCYSGAELENQRNAYTSFVNDVAKKIHSIDPDHPVTSTDAWTGAWPYYKRNAPDLDLYSMNSYNKVCDVRTDWQAGGYTKPYIITETGPAGEWEVPNDVNGVPDEPTDVQKAAGYTKAWNCITGHAGVALGGTLFHYGTEHDFGGVWFNLISGDLRRLSYYAVKKAYAGSTAGDNTPPVISNMTVTPATSAPAGKEFTVQANISDPDNDTITNKIFLSGNYANGEKALVPATWRSTGNGTFAVTAPEKLGVWKVYIQSEDGHGNAGIETKSVKVVAPPVSGTDLALGRPTTASSYQTDPTGGCPCTPAMATDGNGSSRWASDWSDPQWIQVDLGSSKTIRQLQLVWDPAYGKSYEVQVSDDGTNWRSAYSTTTGNGDVDSIAVNASGRYVRLNLTARGTGWGYSLYQFGVYS
- a CDS encoding MFS transporter, which codes for MGAPQPSDRAGAIVATLAFAGTTAAIMQTLVTPLIAELPQILNTTPSNAAWVITATLLVSAVCVPVSGRLGDMLGKRRMLLVCAVPLVAGSVVCALSSSVVPMIVGRGLQGMGMGMLPLGIALLRDVVPAEKLSSSIALVSASMGIGGALGLPIAAAVAQYASWRVLFWGSAGLATVVALLIWFLIPDVPAGAKGQRFDVLGALGLGAGLVCLLLAVSKGADWGWGSATTLGLFAAAVVVLVAWGLWELRTRDPLVDLRTTARPRVLMTNLASVFVGFGMYASMLITPQLLQFPSATGYGLGQSMLASGLWMAPGGLMMMIVSPLGGKLTDARGPKFTLVSGVLVVAGGYGLSLALMGSAWGLMLVSMVTSSGVGLAYGAMPALIMSSVPLTETAAANGFNTLMRALGTSVGAAVIGVVLSHMTVTVGGHSFTSENGFRTGLMLGCGVALVAAAIAALIPAVRNAAADSEKDGTSPAPEQATVQA